From Microbacterium pseudoresistens, the proteins below share one genomic window:
- the gltB gene encoding glutamate synthase large subunit, with protein MYNPAFEKDACGLAMVATLRGTPGHDIIQLALEALRNLEHRGAIGSDAGTGDGAGILTQMPDDFLRQVVSFELPPAGEYAAGLAFLPRDAGARRTQKAGIEKIARSEGLTVLGWRTVPTENSHLGKLADEARPAFEQLFVSYGTGDDAVSGIALDRLAYRLRKRAGHELDAYFVSLSSRTLGYKGMVTTLQLEPFYPDLQDERFTSELAVVHSRYSTNTFPSWPLAQPLRMLAHNGEINTVGGNRNWMRARQSQLESDLLGDIRPLLPICPDGASDSASFDEVLELLTLTGRSLPHAIMMMVPAAWEKQTGLDPDLRAFYQYHANQMEPWDGPAALIFTDGTLVGATLDRNGLRPGRWTETTDGLVVIGSETGVLEFEPERIKRRGRLQPGTMFLVDTAQGRIVEDEEIKSELASMQPWQKWLDEGTVRLADLPEREHIVHPPASITRRQRTFGYTEEEVKILLTPMGQTGAEPLGAMGSDTPIAVLSKRPRLLFDYFVQQFAQVTNPPLDAIREEVVTSLALGLGPERNLLDAGPEHARSVTLDFPVIDNDELAKIRHIDRALPGRLSATIQGLYHFDAGEHTMQERLAEMCDEVDAAIADGAEFIILSDRDSNKDLVPIPSLLMLSAVHHHLIRKENRMKVGLIVEAGDVREVHHVATLIGYGASAVNPYLAMETVEHLVRTGFITGIEPETAVRNLIYALGKGVLKIMSKMGISTVSSYAGAQVFEAVGLSQEFVDAYFTGTETKLGGIGIEEVFAENQARHDYAYPEDAAARAHERLWTGGEYQWRRDGSPHLFNPETVFRLQHSTRTRRYDIFREYTKLVDEQSRELKTVRGLFELRTGERPPVPLDEVEPVSSIVKRFSTGAMSYGSISQEAHETLAIAMNRLGAKSNTGEGGEDPERLIDPERRSAIKQVASGRFGVTSHYLTEADDIQIKLAQGAKPGEGGQLPPQKVYPWVARTRHATPGVGLISPPPHHDIYSIEDLKQLIFDLKRANPRARIHTKLVSQSGIGAVAAGVAKALSDVVLVSGHDGGTGASPLNSLKHAGTPWELGLAETQQTLMLNNMRDRVVVQVDGQLKTGRDVVIGALLGAEEFGFATAPLVVSGCIMMRVCHLDTCPVGVATQNPVLRERFTGKPEFVVNFMEFIAEEVREILAGLGFRSIDEIVGRADLLRTDAAIEHWKADGLDLAPILEGPVFPADEPRRSAREQDHELEAHFDAPVIQMAREALEAKAPVVIELPIRNTERAVGTMLGHEVTRRYGAAGLAPETIDITLHGTAGQSLGAFLPAGIALRLEGDANDYVGKGLSGGDITIRPPRSATFAPHRNVIAGNVIGYGATAGSMYISGVVGERFLVRNSGATAVVEGVGDHALEYMTGGVAVILGDTGRNVGAGMSGGVAYARGLAEEKINAQSLSSGELILEPLDRADLEVLRSLVTEHLERTGSPLAQEILADFDTVSREFVKIVPRDYAAVLRTREEAQDAGLDPDGDVVWTRILEVTGG; from the coding sequence ATGTACAACCCGGCGTTCGAGAAAGACGCCTGCGGCCTGGCCATGGTCGCAACCCTCCGGGGCACTCCCGGACACGACATCATCCAGCTCGCGCTCGAGGCCCTGCGCAACCTCGAGCACCGCGGAGCGATCGGCTCCGACGCGGGCACCGGCGACGGAGCCGGAATCCTGACGCAGATGCCCGACGACTTCCTCCGGCAGGTCGTCTCCTTCGAACTTCCCCCCGCAGGCGAGTACGCCGCGGGACTCGCCTTCCTCCCGCGCGACGCGGGCGCCCGCCGCACGCAGAAGGCCGGCATCGAGAAGATCGCCCGGTCTGAAGGGCTCACCGTCCTCGGCTGGCGCACCGTTCCCACCGAGAACTCCCACCTCGGCAAGCTCGCCGATGAGGCCCGCCCCGCCTTCGAGCAGCTGTTCGTGTCGTACGGCACGGGTGACGACGCCGTCTCGGGCATCGCGCTGGATCGCCTCGCCTACCGGCTGCGCAAGCGCGCCGGGCACGAGCTCGATGCATACTTCGTCTCGCTGTCCTCCCGCACGCTCGGGTACAAGGGTATGGTCACCACTTTGCAGCTCGAGCCGTTCTACCCCGATCTGCAGGACGAGCGCTTCACCTCGGAGCTCGCCGTGGTGCACTCGCGCTACTCCACCAACACCTTCCCGTCGTGGCCGCTCGCGCAGCCGCTGCGGATGCTCGCCCACAACGGCGAGATCAACACCGTCGGCGGCAACCGCAACTGGATGCGCGCCCGCCAGTCGCAGCTCGAATCCGACCTGCTCGGCGACATCCGCCCGCTGCTTCCGATCTGCCCCGACGGCGCGAGCGACTCGGCCTCGTTCGACGAGGTGCTCGAGCTGCTGACGCTCACCGGCCGCAGCCTGCCGCACGCCATCATGATGATGGTCCCGGCCGCCTGGGAGAAGCAGACCGGGCTCGATCCCGACCTGCGCGCCTTCTACCAGTACCACGCGAACCAGATGGAGCCGTGGGACGGCCCCGCCGCGCTGATCTTCACCGACGGCACCCTCGTCGGCGCCACCCTCGACCGCAACGGGCTGCGACCCGGCCGTTGGACCGAGACCACCGACGGTCTGGTCGTCATCGGCAGCGAGACCGGGGTGCTGGAGTTCGAGCCGGAGCGCATCAAGCGCCGTGGTCGCCTGCAGCCGGGAACCATGTTCCTCGTCGACACCGCGCAGGGGCGCATCGTCGAGGACGAGGAGATCAAGAGCGAGCTGGCGAGCATGCAACCCTGGCAGAAGTGGCTCGACGAGGGCACTGTGCGCCTCGCCGACCTGCCCGAGCGCGAGCACATCGTTCATCCGCCGGCATCGATCACCCGCCGCCAGCGCACCTTCGGCTACACCGAGGAAGAGGTCAAGATCCTGCTCACGCCGATGGGACAGACCGGTGCGGAGCCGCTGGGCGCGATGGGCAGCGACACGCCGATCGCCGTGCTGAGCAAGCGCCCGCGCCTGCTCTTCGACTACTTCGTGCAGCAGTTCGCCCAGGTGACCAATCCGCCGCTGGACGCGATCCGCGAAGAGGTCGTCACGAGCCTTGCGCTGGGCCTCGGCCCGGAGCGCAACCTGCTCGACGCCGGGCCCGAGCACGCCCGCTCCGTCACACTCGACTTCCCGGTGATCGACAACGACGAGCTGGCCAAGATCCGCCACATCGACCGGGCACTGCCCGGCCGTCTGAGCGCGACGATCCAGGGTCTTTACCACTTCGACGCCGGCGAGCACACGATGCAGGAGCGTCTGGCCGAGATGTGCGACGAAGTCGACGCCGCCATCGCGGACGGCGCGGAGTTCATCATCCTCTCGGACCGCGACTCCAACAAGGATCTCGTCCCGATCCCGTCGCTGCTCATGCTCTCGGCGGTGCACCACCATCTCATCCGCAAGGAGAACCGGATGAAGGTGGGCCTGATCGTCGAGGCCGGGGACGTACGCGAAGTGCACCATGTCGCGACTCTCATCGGCTACGGCGCCTCGGCCGTCAATCCGTACCTGGCGATGGAGACCGTCGAGCACCTCGTGCGCACGGGGTTCATCACGGGGATCGAGCCCGAGACGGCGGTGCGCAACCTCATCTACGCGCTCGGCAAGGGCGTGCTCAAGATCATGTCGAAGATGGGCATCTCCACCGTCTCGTCGTACGCAGGAGCCCAGGTGTTCGAGGCTGTGGGCCTCAGCCAGGAGTTCGTGGACGCCTACTTCACCGGCACCGAGACCAAGCTCGGCGGCATCGGCATCGAAGAGGTCTTCGCCGAGAACCAGGCCAGGCACGACTACGCCTACCCGGAGGATGCGGCAGCCCGTGCGCATGAACGGCTCTGGACGGGCGGAGAGTACCAGTGGCGCCGCGACGGCTCGCCGCACCTGTTCAACCCGGAGACGGTGTTCCGGCTGCAGCACTCCACCCGCACGCGCCGCTACGACATCTTCCGCGAGTACACGAAGCTCGTGGACGAGCAGTCCCGGGAACTGAAGACCGTGCGCGGGCTGTTCGAGCTGCGCACCGGGGAGCGCCCGCCCGTGCCTCTCGACGAGGTCGAGCCCGTCTCGTCGATCGTGAAGCGCTTCTCCACCGGCGCGATGAGCTACGGCTCGATCTCCCAGGAGGCGCACGAGACCCTCGCGATCGCGATGAACCGCCTCGGGGCCAAATCGAACACCGGCGAGGGAGGCGAGGATCCCGAACGCCTCATCGATCCGGAGCGGCGCAGCGCGATCAAGCAGGTTGCCTCTGGGCGATTCGGCGTCACGAGCCACTACCTCACCGAGGCGGATGACATCCAGATCAAGCTCGCCCAGGGTGCGAAGCCGGGCGAGGGAGGTCAGCTGCCTCCGCAGAAGGTGTATCCGTGGGTGGCCAGAACCAGGCACGCGACACCGGGCGTCGGGCTCATCTCGCCGCCTCCGCACCACGACATCTACTCGATCGAAGACCTCAAGCAGCTGATCTTCGACCTCAAGCGCGCGAACCCCCGCGCGCGCATCCACACCAAGCTCGTGAGCCAGTCCGGCATCGGCGCGGTGGCGGCGGGCGTGGCGAAGGCGCTCAGCGACGTCGTGCTCGTCTCCGGTCACGACGGCGGCACGGGCGCCAGTCCGCTGAACTCGCTCAAGCACGCGGGAACCCCGTGGGAGCTGGGGCTCGCGGAGACTCAGCAGACGCTCATGCTCAACAACATGCGCGATCGCGTGGTGGTGCAGGTCGACGGCCAGCTCAAGACCGGTCGCGATGTCGTCATCGGCGCGCTCCTCGGTGCCGAGGAGTTCGGATTCGCCACGGCGCCGCTGGTGGTGAGCGGGTGCATCATGATGCGCGTGTGCCACCTCGACACCTGCCCGGTGGGCGTGGCCACCCAGAACCCGGTCCTGCGCGAGCGCTTCACAGGCAAGCCGGAGTTCGTCGTGAACTTCATGGAGTTCATCGCCGAAGAGGTGCGCGAGATCCTCGCCGGGCTCGGTTTCCGCAGCATCGACGAGATCGTCGGCCGGGCGGATCTGCTGCGCACCGACGCCGCGATCGAGCACTGGAAGGCCGACGGCCTCGACCTCGCCCCGATCCTCGAGGGCCCGGTGTTCCCGGCCGACGAGCCGCGCCGCAGCGCGCGGGAACAGGATCACGAGCTCGAGGCCCACTTCGACGCGCCGGTCATCCAGATGGCCCGCGAAGCGCTGGAGGCCAAGGCACCCGTGGTCATCGAGCTGCCGATCCGCAACACGGAGCGCGCCGTGGGCACGATGCTGGGTCACGAAGTCACCCGCCGGTACGGCGCGGCGGGACTGGCTCCCGAGACGATCGACATCACGCTGCACGGCACGGCCGGTCAGTCGCTGGGCGCATTCCTGCCCGCGGGGATCGCGCTGCGCTTGGAGGGCGATGCGAACGACTACGTCGGCAAGGGCCTTTCCGGCGGCGACATCACGATCCGTCCGCCCCGCTCGGCGACCTTCGCCCCGCACCGCAACGTCATCGCCGGCAACGTGATCGGCTACGGCGCCACCGCCGGATCGATGTACATCTCGGGTGTCGTGGGCGAACGGTTCCTCGTGCGCAACTCCGGGGCGACCGCGGTCGTCGAAGGCGTGGGCGACCACGCGCTGGAGTACATGACCGGGGGAGTGGCGGTGATCCTCGGCGACACCGGCCGCAACGTCGGCGCCGGGATGTCCGGTGGCGTCGCCTACGCGCGGGGCCTGGCCGAGGAGAAGATCAACGCTCAGTCGCTGAGCAGCGGGGAGCTCATCCTCGAACCGCTCGACCGCGCCGATCTCGAGGTGCTGCGGAGCCTGGTGACCGAGCATCTCGAGCGCACCGGCTCGCCGCTGGCCCAAGAGATCCTCGCCGACTTCGACACCGTGTCGCGTGAGTTCGTGAAGATCGTCCCGCGTGATTACGCGGCCGTGCTGCGCACGCGGGAAGAGGCGCAGGATGCGGGGCTCGATCCCGACGGCGACGTTGTCTGGACCCGGATCCTGGAGGTGACCGGTGGCTGA
- the lgt gene encoding prolipoprotein diacylglyceryl transferase, translating to MPTALQHALVGVTTSIPSPPVSYFDLGPLRIHIYALCIITGIIVAVLLTNHRLTRRGAEPWVVIDIAILAVPLGIIAARIFHVLTHPGFYFGEGKNIWAVFYIWEGGIAIFGALIGGAVGAWLGCKWTGIRFWTFADALAPGILLAQALGRFGNWFNHELFGLPTDLPWGLEIESSNPAFPAGLPEGTLFHPTFLYEVVWNVLGVLVLLWAGRAFHLQWGKLFAIYLIWYGAGRTVWESIRIDPSEIYFGLRTNVWAAIAGIVVGIVILIVQTRRHPGREPSPYMPGRGPGAAEVESADDSSDYVDLSAPPADPVVTGAPATSTAPSGGEGS from the coding sequence ATGCCCACCGCGCTCCAGCACGCCCTCGTCGGCGTGACCACCAGCATCCCGAGCCCCCCGGTCAGCTACTTCGATCTCGGACCGCTGCGCATCCACATCTACGCGCTGTGCATCATCACCGGGATCATCGTCGCCGTGCTGCTGACGAACCACCGGCTCACCAGGCGGGGCGCCGAGCCGTGGGTCGTGATCGACATCGCCATCCTCGCCGTGCCGCTGGGCATCATCGCCGCGCGCATCTTCCACGTGCTCACCCATCCGGGGTTCTACTTCGGCGAGGGCAAGAACATCTGGGCGGTGTTCTACATCTGGGAGGGTGGGATCGCGATCTTCGGCGCCCTCATCGGCGGTGCCGTGGGTGCGTGGCTCGGATGCAAGTGGACCGGGATCCGGTTCTGGACATTCGCCGACGCGCTCGCGCCCGGGATCCTTCTGGCTCAGGCCTTGGGGCGCTTCGGCAACTGGTTCAACCACGAGCTGTTCGGCCTGCCCACGGATCTGCCGTGGGGGCTGGAGATCGAGTCCTCCAATCCGGCCTTCCCCGCGGGGCTGCCGGAGGGCACGCTGTTCCACCCCACCTTCCTGTACGAGGTCGTCTGGAACGTGCTGGGCGTGCTGGTGCTGCTCTGGGCCGGTCGCGCGTTCCACCTGCAGTGGGGCAAGCTCTTCGCGATCTACCTCATCTGGTACGGCGCCGGACGCACCGTGTGGGAGTCGATCCGCATCGACCCCAGCGAGATCTACTTCGGCCTGCGCACGAACGTCTGGGCGGCGATCGCCGGGATCGTGGTCGGAATCGTCATCCTCATCGTGCAGACCCGCCGTCACCCGGGGCGCGAGCCCTCGCCCTACATGCCCGGCCGAGGACCGGGTGCCGCTGAGGTAGAATCGGCTGACGATTCGAGCGATTACGTCGACCTGAGCGCACCTCCGGCCGACCCGGTCGTCACGGGAGCCCCCGCCACAAGCACCGCTCCCTCCGGTGGGGAAGGCTCCTGA
- the trpA gene encoding tryptophan synthase subunit alpha has protein sequence MSRLDDAIRAAHDAGRGAFVGYLPVGFPDLQTSIDAAIALARNGVDIIELGPPYSDPVMDGAIIQEATQTALAAGFRMSDLFTAVRAITAAVDVPVVVMTYWNPVLQYGVGRYADDLLAAGGAGLITPDITPEAAPEWIEASRRTGLDRVFLAAPTSTDERLALIAGASTGFVYTVSTMGITGERAELDKAARTLVGRLRAHGAERACVGIGISTAEQISGVLEYADGAIVGTALVRALRDGGVERLAEVTRELATGTRLDR, from the coding sequence ATGAGCCGTCTCGACGACGCCATCCGCGCCGCGCACGACGCGGGTCGCGGCGCCTTCGTGGGCTACCTGCCCGTCGGCTTCCCCGATCTGCAGACGAGCATCGACGCCGCGATCGCCCTCGCGCGCAACGGGGTCGACATCATCGAGCTCGGCCCGCCGTACAGCGACCCGGTCATGGACGGCGCGATCATTCAGGAGGCCACGCAGACGGCGTTGGCCGCAGGCTTTCGCATGTCCGATCTGTTCACCGCGGTCCGCGCGATCACGGCGGCCGTCGACGTGCCGGTCGTTGTGATGACCTACTGGAACCCCGTGCTGCAGTACGGCGTCGGTCGCTACGCCGATGATCTTCTCGCCGCAGGCGGGGCGGGGCTCATCACACCCGATATCACGCCCGAGGCGGCGCCGGAGTGGATCGAGGCGAGCAGGAGGACCGGACTGGACCGCGTGTTCCTCGCCGCTCCGACCTCCACCGATGAACGCCTCGCCCTGATCGCCGGAGCCTCCACCGGATTCGTCTACACCGTGTCGACGATGGGCATCACGGGAGAACGAGCCGAGCTCGACAAGGCCGCGCGCACCCTGGTCGGCAGGCTGCGCGCTCACGGCGCCGAACGGGCCTGTGTGGGGATCGGCATCTCCACCGCCGAGCAGATCTCCGGCGTGCTCGAATACGCCGACGGTGCAATCGTGGGAACCGCGCTCGTGCGGGCACTGCGCGATGGCGGCGTGGAGCGGCTCGCCGAGGTGACGCGCGAGCTGGCGACCGGCACGCGTCTGGATCGGTGA
- the trpB gene encoding tryptophan synthase subunit beta encodes MSLRDQPGPLFGDFGGRYMPESLIAAIDELTAAYESAMVDPAFREELAALLGSYAGRPSPITEVARFAEHAGGARVFLKREDLNHTGSHKINNVLGQALLTKRIGKTRVIAETGAGQHGVATATAAALFGLDCTIYMGEVDTERQALNVARMRLLGAEVIPVTTGSRTLKDAINDAYRDWVATVETTNYIFGTAAGPHPFPAMVRDFQKIIGEEARAQLLVETGRLPNAVVACVGGGSNAIGMFDAFLDDDTVKLYGVEAAGDGVDTDRHAASIERGRTGVLHGAKTFVLQDDDGQTIESHSISAGLDYPGVGPEHAWLADIGRAEYIPATDDDAMQALRLLSRTEGIIPAIESAHALAGALRIGRDLGPGAVIAVCLSGRGDKDMDTAARYFGLYDEGAEG; translated from the coding sequence ATGAGCCTGCGCGATCAGCCGGGGCCCCTGTTCGGCGATTTCGGCGGTCGCTACATGCCTGAATCCCTCATCGCCGCCATCGACGAGCTCACCGCAGCATACGAGTCGGCGATGGTCGATCCCGCTTTCCGTGAGGAGCTCGCGGCGCTGCTCGGCTCGTACGCCGGTCGTCCGTCGCCGATCACCGAGGTGGCCCGCTTCGCAGAGCACGCCGGGGGAGCCCGGGTGTTTCTCAAACGCGAGGATCTCAACCACACCGGCTCGCACAAGATCAACAACGTGCTCGGCCAGGCGCTGCTGACCAAGCGCATCGGAAAGACGCGCGTGATCGCCGAGACCGGTGCCGGCCAGCACGGCGTGGCCACCGCCACGGCGGCCGCCCTGTTCGGGCTGGACTGCACGATCTACATGGGCGAGGTCGACACCGAGCGCCAGGCGCTCAACGTGGCCCGCATGCGCCTGCTTGGCGCCGAGGTGATTCCGGTGACCACCGGATCGCGCACGCTCAAAGACGCGATCAACGACGCCTACCGCGACTGGGTGGCGACCGTCGAGACGACCAACTACATCTTCGGCACGGCGGCGGGTCCCCACCCGTTCCCCGCGATGGTGCGCGACTTCCAGAAGATCATCGGCGAAGAGGCGCGCGCGCAGCTGCTCGTCGAGACAGGGCGCCTGCCGAATGCGGTCGTCGCGTGCGTGGGAGGGGGCTCGAATGCGATCGGCATGTTCGACGCGTTCCTCGATGACGACACCGTGAAGCTGTACGGCGTCGAGGCCGCCGGCGACGGAGTGGACACCGACCGGCATGCCGCCTCGATCGAACGAGGCCGCACCGGCGTGCTGCACGGCGCGAAGACCTTCGTGCTGCAGGATGACGACGGCCAGACGATCGAGTCGCATTCGATCTCGGCCGGTCTCGACTACCCGGGCGTCGGCCCCGAGCACGCGTGGCTCGCCGACATCGGGCGCGCCGAGTACATCCCCGCCACCGATGACGATGCGATGCAGGCGCTGCGTCTTCTCAGCAGGACCGAGGGCATCATTCCCGCGATCGAGTCCGCCCACGCCCTCGCCGGAGCCCTGCGCATCGGCCGCGACCTCGGGCCGGGCGCCGTGATCGCCGTGTGCTTGTCCGGGCGGGGGGACAAGGACATGGACACCGCTGCCCGGTACTTCGGCCTGTACGACGAGGGAGCCGAAGGATGA
- the trpC gene encoding indole-3-glycerol phosphate synthase TrpC, whose product MVLADLTAGAVEDAARRELQRPLRDVERDALAQAPATDARKALAPADRVKIIAEVKRSSPSRGRLAEIPDPALQASLYQRGGASAISVLTEERRFDGSLADLDAVVGAVSLPVLRKDFIATPYQVLEARAAGASLALLIVAGLDRQVLGELYLLIRELGMTPLVETHSAEELEIALDLGAEVIGVNARDLRTLELDRDLFGRLSDRIPSTAVKIAESAVLQPADVEHYRRAGADVVLIGEALVTGDPVTTLQSFLDAGDFPVSTGAAR is encoded by the coding sequence ATGGTCCTCGCCGACCTCACGGCCGGCGCTGTCGAAGACGCCGCCCGTCGTGAGCTGCAGCGACCGTTGCGCGACGTCGAGCGCGACGCACTCGCCCAAGCGCCCGCGACCGACGCGCGCAAGGCGCTCGCTCCCGCCGACCGGGTGAAGATCATCGCCGAGGTGAAGCGCTCCAGTCCTTCACGGGGGCGACTGGCCGAGATCCCCGACCCCGCGCTCCAGGCCTCCCTCTACCAGCGCGGCGGGGCGTCGGCGATCAGCGTGCTCACCGAGGAGCGCCGCTTCGACGGAAGCCTGGCCGACCTCGATGCGGTCGTGGGAGCCGTCTCTCTTCCCGTGCTGCGCAAGGACTTCATCGCGACGCCGTACCAGGTGCTCGAAGCCCGCGCCGCCGGAGCCTCGCTGGCCCTCCTCATCGTGGCCGGTCTTGATCGGCAGGTGCTCGGCGAGCTGTACCTCCTCATTCGCGAGCTGGGCATGACCCCACTCGTGGAGACGCACTCGGCGGAGGAGCTCGAGATCGCTCTCGACCTGGGTGCGGAGGTCATCGGCGTCAACGCGCGCGATCTGCGCACTCTCGAGCTCGACCGCGACCTTTTCGGGCGGCTTTCCGACCGCATCCCGTCGACAGCCGTGAAGATCGCCGAGTCCGCTGTGCTGCAGCCCGCTGATGTCGAGCACTACCGGCGCGCGGGTGCGGATGTCGTCCTCATCGGCGAGGCGCTCGTCACGGGCGATCCGGTCACGACGCTGCAGTCTTTCCTCGACGCCGGCGATTTCCCCGTCTCGACGGGAGCGGCGCGATGA
- a CDS encoding DUF6704 family protein, which produces MSNPIADPGHGHSPAAWTAVVIMLVGIAIGTTAFFLDVPVVVWVSVGIVVVGMIVGVVMAKAGYGVKGPKYTPKAH; this is translated from the coding sequence ATGAGCAACCCCATCGCCGATCCCGGTCACGGACACTCGCCTGCCGCCTGGACGGCCGTGGTGATCATGCTCGTGGGCATCGCCATCGGCACCACCGCGTTCTTCCTCGACGTTCCCGTCGTGGTGTGGGTGTCGGTCGGCATCGTCGTCGTCGGGATGATCGTCGGGGTGGTCATGGCGAAGGCGGGATACGGCGTCAAGGGACCGAAGTACACCCCCAAGGCCCACTGA